TCAGTGTTAAGTTTACATTCAGCTTCTTAAGTCACTTAAAAAGTCAGTAGTTTAAAATATACACAAGTGCTCctcatattttttaaagtttaatagAATAGAAAATCTTCCACAGTTCCAGGTGTTCCAGGAATCTGCAGGCACTGGAAAATAGCCTTATTAGAGTATTCCTGTACAATTGCAATAACCCAGTTCAAGACTAGATGAACTGGGAATGGaaagccttttctctttctttctttccttgcccACTTCCCCCATTTCAACTTTTCCTCCATTTgggtgaaaataaatactttatgTCTGAAATCCAGATCATTTACTTCAGCCACGTTGTTTGCTTTTaccttttttggttttgtttcccccTCTCCCAGTTCTATTTAGGTTTTAAATAACCACAAAAACAGAACGGGAGGTggtgaggagaaggaagaaaggttCAAGTACACACAGAACAAGTTTTTAAACTTTAAGAGGCAGATTCACTTTGATTTATTGCTTCAATAGATAAGGAACACTTTGAATGTCAGATTTAACACGAAGGTAGTTCTTTATACAAAATATAGTTTTTGTCAAGTCCTAAAAAAAGTTAATTGCATAAAACTTGCATAGTCGATATTCACACTCTTTACTTTCATCTGAGGAAACATGCATTGCATATACCACTGATGCTTCAGTCATGTAGGAGAGCCCAGGCCTTTTTACTGTTGTGCCTACTGAATATTAACAGCCTACAGCAAGCTTCTCACAAAAGCACCTACTTTGTGTGATTTGCTCCTCCAGTACTCAATGGCTGCTTGCCTTTTACAATTTGATACGTGATTTATAACTCGTAGGTCTGCAAAATAATTCCTTACTGCAGCGGAATGGAATTTTTCAGGAATGTCTCCCTTATATAGTAAAGAAGCTCCCTTTTACCccaaaattgttttttttttgggggggaaacaaaacaaacaaacaaaaaagaggaaaaaaaaataagttgtaaGTAACCTCCCAGAAATAAGTTAAAGGCTTAAAACAACCCATGCCACACAGTGGCAAGCATTTTGAGCATGATTCAAATGTATCCCCCACTccaatttttcttcctctgctcccctTCAATCTCAGCCTGTTTGCACCCAAACCCTTCAATTCTTTAAGACAACTTAGACTCTACCATATATCTTTACTAACTCTTGCTTTATTATCTTCAGTATATTCACCTACTTCAGGTCTCACTTGCTCCCCTTTAACCATCCTACTTAGCAACACCTTTACCAAACGTGCATCTACTGCATACCTCAGGGGTCTTTACCCAGATTCTTATTACTCCAAGTTCCCACCAGCCCAGAGTGAAGGATTACTATACTGTGGCTACTGAAAGACACAATTACAGTGTAAGGAACCAAACAAAGTTAGAATGCCCAAAACATTAAGATAAGCATTCAACTTAACTGTAtatagctaaaaaaaaaaacaaacacagaatcaagattttttttttttcaaattcaaaaaAACATATCTGTCACATCTACTATCTATAATCACACTGAAAGCTCATCAGTGACGTGATTTTAGAACTGGTGTTACTCAAAGCTTAGTATAACAGGatacagaaaacattaataagatTTGTTATATGATTCACAGGACATCTTGTTTTCCTCTAAtctcttctttgcctttccAGCCCTCTTCACCCCAGCAACTCCAGACTAGGCCTCCCAGAACACTACAGTGAAGAGAAAGGAGCTGTGTATGCTGCATTATTTCCAAACTCTATTGAGTGTGCAGAGCATGACAGCTGGTACCAAATATATAACACAAAATAAGTCAGCCCAATTTTAACTTTGTACTtctcccctctactctgctgCCGGTCTAAAACGTGTaagattcattaaaataaaaatacaaatggatACATGGCATAGTCACACGGACTTTGAGCCTCTACGAAGCCAAACTCAATGAAAATCGTACACAATGAtgtaaatatgaaatacatagcaaagaaacagcagtagCTAATGTAATTCTGCGCTTTGTTTCCTACCTTCCAGTAGAATCATAAGTCTAACCACTTATTTCCTCCCATCTGCAGCACCTCTAGCACATCCTTGGTTTCACTGCTACTATGTTCTTTTCTAAACATGAGGCTCACCCTGGCCAGGTTAAGTTTTACAGAACAGGAGCAAGACTGCAAAGCTGTACCCAAATCCACACACTAAAAGTCCTTCCTACTCTTCAATGCAGTATTATAGTTAGAGGTCACCCTAAAACCCTTCATAGCATGTAAAATCCCTAGAAAACTGCAGAATATTCCAAGACCTCAGGTGCAGCTTTCCACATCAACATCAATTCAGTCACATGCTACAGCAGTATATCTTAGGGCGACAGATATGTCTGTTATGGTGAATCTGCAAATAAGTGAACACTGCAAGAACCTCAATTTTACTTCAGTAAGTACAATATTTTTACTTGCACGTAACGTTACCATGCAAGTTTAATGCACTCATTTTCTTAATAGTAAACAATGAGAAAAATCCCTCCACTCAAAAGGATTTGCTTTCCCATAATCAAGAGAgaccaaaataagaaaataattggtcaaaattttacaaaaatagaaggcattagAAGTGTAAATCCCTGTTTAAGAAACTAACTCCcagcatttgcttttgctttccataATAGTTCACCACAGCAGATAGTTCCTACATCGCTACAGGACAGACACACCTGGAGACATTCCAAGGTATGCAATCAAACGTCGCTATCTGCTCACATACGTAAAAACCTTGGAGACTCTGCTCAGTTCTTACTACCGCTAGCAATCATTTCTCAAATTTCCACATCTGATTTTTATCTGCAGCATTACAAGTTCTCATTTCCACATCAGCACGCCCCTCAGCAGTACGATAAGCAGTAAGGCACTTCCCAGAATGAGGATGATAAATAGTCCCGTCTTCTTTGAAATGCCATATAATAATTTCCGGGACAGGAGATCCATCTTTTGGGCAGCTCCTCATGCCTATGAAATCCTCTTGCTCTGGAACTTCAGCACATAACTCCGTTACAGAGTTAAATCTAAACTCCTTATTTGATGTGTATTCAAAAAATTGATTTCCTCCCTGACCATGACATCCAAAGAGAGAAAGGTGAGCCCCAGTAGGATTATGCTCTGGTAAAACATAGTCTAGGCACTCTGACGATATGCCTACACTGCGGACGGCACCGTGCCAGCCAGGACGATCTTCTGGTACATGCAACTCAGAAAAGACGTTTTTCAAATACCAGTCAAAACTCTTGCACTTCAAACGCTCTCTTAGTAGTTTTCTCTCAGAAATATCTCCGTAGTTTTCTTTCCTCGCTGGAGGATTTCTGTTGTAGAAGTGTTCTTTATACTCATCCATCCACACCTCAGCAGCACGTGCCGTGTTCTGAAGGAAATTCGGTCTGGCATACGGAGCACGCTTTGGAAACACATGGCCTACATGGGAGCACGGATGAATTTCTAGCATGCCTCCGCATTGCCACACTCTAAATGATAACTCTAAGTTCTCTCCTCCCCATACATCCATTCCCGTATCATAGGTACCCAGGTACTCGAAATACTTCTTGCTGACAGCAAACAATCCCCCAGCCATAGTTGGGGATCTGATTGGGTCTATTTCAGATTTGCGTCTTAGCCGTTCGTGTTTCGGCACTGAGTGCCACTGGAAAGTCAGTCGCCAGTCAAAGCCCCCGATCATGGGCTCCGCTGACTGCATGTAATACTCAAATGTGTTCCAGTCGATGGTGTCAATAACAGGACAGATCACAACAGTCTCGTTCTCAGCAATCCTCTCTAGCAATGGTTCTAACCAACCGGAGACACATTCGCAGTGACAGTCGAGAAACGTGAGGACATCACCAGTAGCAAAGGTAGCTCCAATTAAGCGCGCCCGAACCAATCCTTCCCGTTTGTTGGTCCGTATTAAACGAACTCTTTTCAGACTGCTTATGTACTTCTCCAGGTCAGTTTTCAAATACACTTTATCACTCAAATCATCCACCAAtataatttctttcagaagcactgaaggAGAAGTTTCAAGAACACTGTGTACTGTCCGCAGCAACGTGGACCAGGCTTCGTTGTAGAAGGCGATTACGACAGACGTTGTGGGCAGCTTTCTGTAGTTGTAAGATTTCGCTTTACAGCCACTCAGCCGATTGTCTTCAATGTGCCGATGGAGAGAGATTTTATCACTCACATAAATATTAATCGCATACTTATCGAtaagctctgcttcctgcttctTCTCCTCGGGGCTCAGCTGCAGGCGAGTGGCTTTGCCCCACTCTCCCGGGGCGTAAGAATCGGGTGGGGATTTCTCATAAACCGGACGAGCCAAATCCACCGCCTCATCTGCTCCGTCGGTAAAACGCCGCTCCCATTTCCCTTTGGAGATGCTCTCCCCGGCGATGGAGGCACCGAAAGAAGAAACCGACAGCTCCAAAGCGAAGTAGGCGACCATCAAGAAGCCCAGCAACGCGCAGCTTCTGCGGACCCACGTCCACCTTCTCGCCAGCCGGATCCTCATGGCAGCCCCTCGCTGAGCAGAGCTCGGGGAGCCGCCGCCGGCTGCCCTCACGCCCCCGTGCGGGGCTCGGACAGACACCGGGAGTGCGGCAGGTCGGGCCGGGGAGACGAGGGGGCAGCAGAAAGGCACGGCGTAACCCCCGCCCACACAGCCCCGGCACAGCTCTCGCTTACTTGCCCGCTTGCTTGCTTacttcctcctccccctcctccttctcccctctcATGGCGGGACAAACCCCTCCCCCGTCCTGTGGTTTGCTCTAAAACTTGTCGCTTAAGGAAGGGGCAGACACTCACCGCCCGCCCGGCCGGCCCGGGATGCCGCCCCGCCCCCGGACCCGCTCCCGGAACCGCGGGCGGCGCGGCTCAGCCCGGCGGGAGGGAAGAGCCGCCTCCCGCCCCACGCACTCACCGAGCTCCGCGGCGCTCGCGCTGAAGGCGACACCCGTCACCGCCGCCCCGTGGCCTCGGAGGGGACGGATCAAGACCGGGTCCTCCTGAGAGAAAGCGGCGCTCCGTTAGAACCGTGGCAGAGACCCTCGCCCTCCACCGCCCCCCGTCCCCGTTCCCTTACCAGCACGGAGGCCATGGGCGGAGCGGGCTGCTGCGGCCGCCCGAGCGGAGCCTCAAACCCCGCGCGCTCCAGGCGCGGCCGGTCGAGCCCCGAGCTCCTCTGCGTTGCCCGCCTCGCGTCCTGCCATTCGCCCATCGGCGGCCTCacggggggagcggggcggaGCCGTGCCCTGCCGGCgccccttctcctccctgcGGCCTCGCCATCGGTGCTCGATTGCCCGGGAGCGGCTCGTCCCGCAAGGCGGCCCGGGTGCCGTCCTGCTGCCCCGTGAGGAGAGCTCTGGTTGGCtcctggggcagcagggagcacGGTgatcagagcagctgcagctccattgcCCGTAGCGCCTGAGGAGGCTGGGACAGGAGGGAGGCTTTAAGGAGCCTTTGGGTTGTCTGTACATAGCTATTGTTTGGGCAGTGCAGAAAGGCTGAGCGGGAATGTGAAGGCTCATGCCCGGGATTAGGTGGCAAGGAGGGCATGAAGGAGATGTCAGGAGTCAGTCTGTTGTTGGGCATCTGTTTCTAAGTCTATCTGCTTTTATCTGCCTCAtccttcagcagagctggggagaggACAAAACCTTCAGAGCTGGTGTAAGTTATTGCCCACACTGCCCGGATCTTCTTTAAATTAATGCAGAACAACTCTATTTAACACCTCAGTAAGCGATTTTGAATTCAACAGGCTTAGTTAGTAGTGGCCTctttattgttggttttttggttgtttttttttccctttcttaccCTGTTCCTGCTTTCCAGATTTCCCAGTTTGTGTTTGTATCGTAACACTGTCTTCAAAAGCACCTTTAACgactcacagaatggcttgggttggaaaggacattaaAACCCATTCATtttcaactccctgctatgggcaggCTTGCTACCCTCTAGACCAtgctgcccaggatcccatccaacgTGGCCTTGGACCAGGGATGGGATATCTACAGTTTCCCTGTGCAGtctgttccactgcctcaccacaTTTGgaataaagaacttccccttaacATCTAACCTCAATCTCCCGTTCTTTAAACCTCGTCCTACCACTGTTTACACACCTAAGAAGTCTGTCCCCCTCTTGCTTATAAACTccatttaaatactgaaaggctgcagtatGGTCTACCCGGAgtcttttccaggctgagcaTGCCCAGCTCCCTCTACGTTTGTCAGTAGGCGAGGTACTCCAGCTCTATGATCATCTTCATGACCCTCCCCTGGGCTCGTCCCAACAACTCCgtgtccttcctgtgctgggggcccaATGCTGGACTCAGTACTCCAAATGGGGCCTTATaagagcagaggagaggggCACAATCACTTCCCTTGTCTTGAgggccacccctcttttgatgtGGCCCATGATACAGTTGGGCTTCCCAGCtgcaatgctttaaaaaagcacaagtagactttttgttctgtttaaacaacaaaaaagtaactGTTACTAGAGAATGTGTGAATGATTATGCAGCATTGCAAATCCCTTAGATGAGGAAACCAATCTCAAGGGAAAAATACTGCTCCAATAGTTATGCTAGGAGAAATAGGTGAAATAATTGGCAAACGGAGGGCTACGATTGCTATCAAACTGTTGTTCAATATGCAGGCATTCAGGAAGAAATAGCTTATACTgcaattatctttttttttttcttcttttttttaaatctagcCTGCATTTTTACAGCGTTTCATCTGACATTGAACTCAAACATCTATAGAATCAGGTTAGTAATTAGGCCAACGTGTGAGATTGGTCAGTTACAGAACAGCTCCAAATCAATTATATTTAACCATGAAGTTTAgatttaaaatagcatttcaaaACTGCTGGAAAAAGGCAGAATTATCACGAGTATGTGAAAAAGGTTTCCATTATTATCTTCTAGTCAGTCCTTTCATTGCATACTGGTTACTTGACTTTACAACTTCAGAGCTTAAGAGaagttttcaaaacagaaatggtgGAATACATTTCCTTTAACTCTGACCTAAGTAAAGCTGCAGCTTTATGTCATTATTCGTTCTTGGTTTGGCATTGTGTTTTTCCACACAGCGCATGAATCCATCCCTCCATGTTAGCTTCCATGACTTAATTATTGCAAAGTAAAAATTTAGCATTAAAAAGTTGGTAATGATAAGCCTTGAGTGTCCCACATTCTGCCACGTTGTAGGAACACTGCAGTATCCTCAGTGAGCTCACTTGTCCTCCTTACCACTACTGAAGTTTTCCAGCTATCCCATTTCTCCTAGGACTTACTGACTGTGAGCGAAGCCTATCAGTAGGAAAACAGCCAAGTACCCATCGACTGTATGCACCTGGGAAGCAATTTTAGTCCCAGTTCAAGTTGGTGTGTTCTATTTTCTTAGAGAAATTACTCTCTGCTTCTGTATCTCAGTATTTCTGGTATCTTGTGTTCTGGAAGCCAATGGGGAGGAGTACTTGGTATTATATTTACAAGCTGAGATAAATGAGAGTTAAGTCATATTGaatctttctccttttactgCCTTCACATctgctgcatttccagcagATCAGTATCTTCTACTCATTTAAAGAGTGTTGCcaataaacaaaaatctgtaCCTGACCCTAAAATTCCTGACATGGTTCCAGGTGATAGGCACAATGCGAAGAAAGAACTGCAACTACTGAAAGGAGTGTGAATATCACTTATTTCTACTGGCTGAAAGTTTCTCAACTTTCAGGGTTTACAAAGTTAATCTGttccttgctgctttccttcaccTGAGGGCATTTTGAGGACTCCCACATGATTGTAGGAGATGAAGTACACCCTTGTTGCAGATATATAATTAGCTATAATAATTGTAGCTATAAAGCTGGCAGCTAATAGTCtttatgtggatttttttttcccattagcatgcatagattttatttttagaacgATTTTTCTGATTCCCGAAACTCCCAGTAATCTAATAAAATTATGAGTTGATATTAACTTCTTAAGGTTGAGAATGACTGTTCTGCAATATATAGCTGCAAACTACTACACAGGGTTGTCATGTGCTGTGATGGCAATGACAGATGGTGCATCAGAAGGTGTCTTCCAAGCATGATGCCTCAGTGAGCTGTTGCTTCATAACCTGTGGTGTTGTTCTCAGATACTGAGTTAAGGTAGTGTATGTTTGCCCAAACAGAAGTTGTGCGTACAGGGGAACACTAAGATTTTAGCTCAGTTACGCAGGTTACCTGGTCACAGTAGGGAAAGACCTAGTTAAATTATGTGTCGAATTCAAGGACATGTAGACAAACTTGGTAATTTTCTTGCATATATATGTcgcaatgcaatgcaatgcaattaCATTGACGACATATTATTTCATAATTATATATGTAATAATGCATGTAGTACTAGGGACGAACGGAACACACCAGCCCACTGAGAATTCCATCCTATCTCATAGGAGGACTTTATAACATTAGTATTAATAAAGAGTTTGAATGTCATATCCTACTTAAACTGAGAGCCCAAGTTCTATGTTATGCAATCACATCAGCAGTGGCTGCTAACACAGGTGAACCCACAGGTCACTGGGGTGAGCCTTTGGCAGGGGGGAGAGACTGGTGCTGACTCTACAGCATGTGGGAGCCAGGCAGGTCCAGTGCACCCTGGGTGTTGTTGGTTTGGAGGAATTTTCTTATCAAAGTCCCATTAAAATCTATTTACCAACAACATGTAGAACATAAAAGGATTGCAAGCCTGTACATAGATTTGTAATGTGAGGGTAATTCAGAATATGTCTGATACTACTTATAGTCTAAGACTCAAATACCTGAGAGATAACTGGGAATTACCTTTTGGGGATGATGGAATAGTTTATTTGAATAAAGTCACTTGAAACTTTCAAAAACATTGTTTGATCTCAGAGTCTTATTGAAGGGCACTCATAGAAGTTTTTAGTGGgaaagcttttcttgtttttgtaagCAGTCAAAGAAGGGAGGCATAAAAACTAGTTAAAACATATACGTTGCCTTCCTGTCTGTCAACTCTTCATAAGACTGCAGATCAGTAGACCTTGATAAGCATCTAGATCATACAAGACCTGTTTCCAAACAGTGTGCTTTCAGCTAGAAGGTAGCTGCAGCTCTTTCAAaacacctcactgtgctcctgGCAGACCTTTTGGTAGCTGGTCTCCAAAGCTTGAGGAACCAGAAAATGATCCAGCTACAGAAACTGTAGATTTTCTTGCTGTGCAAATGAGGTGCTTTTTGCCGCTAAACATAAGATAGAACCGTAGTCAGATGCATCCACTTCTTGTCACAGCTTTCTACTCTTCACAATAGGTAAGAGAGATGATTGATAGGAGCTTTATATTAGTGAAGTGCTCATAACAGTATTACATAGTTCAGTAAGCAGTAATAAGCCTGATGAAGCTCTTATCAAAGTGAGGCATACGTGGCAGATTGCCCAGTATTTAAGTATTACTAGCttaattaaaatactaatttacATTTTACATCTAAATCTGCTAATGAGGTAGCTCAGGAATCctattaaaatacatgaaagtTATCTAATATTGGATGGCTTGTATTCACTCAAACCGGTGGCAGCCTCATGTGGATGGCTATGGTGTATTTCATATTTGTAATGTCTGTAATATATATCACCATTCTATTTCCAGATACATTACATAACCTCCAAGATAAATCTTTTAGCGAAAAGGAGTTGCAACTTTGAATTGCCCTGGTTATAGCTATTCACTAAAaatctggatttatttatttattgggtttctttttccagccaGACAAGTTAAATACTGCATGCAAATCACATGTATTTCTAAGTAGAAATTAAATTAGAAGTCATGTGTTTTAGATCTATATGGTTCTATAGTTCAAGAACTATATAGTGGAATGGATTGAAGGGTCAAGAATTTTGATTCCTTGAAGAATTCATTCTATATTTGTGTAGACTGATGACAAATGGCAACAAATTTACATATATGGTCAAATGATTTTGGTGTCCTTGATTCTTGAAGGTGTCCTTGAAATAGGGCAAGAGAAGAAGGATGCATTATAGGGCATTGTTTAAGCATGGTAGAGAAATACAataatctaaaaataattcttaatgTTCACAGTAGCTTGCAGCTGATggatttttaagatttttttcctttttcaacaTATAACTTGTATTTTTACTGACGGACATATAAGAGAACTTTAAGTGCCTGAAGGGAAACACCTGTAAAGAGAAACAGCGTAATTTACACCATAAATCAAAAACTGTCTAGATTAGAAGCTGAGTGGCAGTTGCTCTGCCAAAGAATTTGTCTTTAAGTCTTTAGAATTTGTGTAAACATGGGTGTGTTTTCcaaagggctttttttgtttgttccttttaattagttattttcatataaaagaAGCATATCTTTATAATGACTTCAGGGATTacatttctttatgtttctCCTTAAGaaccttaaaaaacaaagtgaaggTACTTCATGTAATAATATGCGCTTACGCTGTGAGCTGCATTTAAGCCTTAGTGTCACCTCCAATGTTTGTTATAAATCATAGTCTCTGTAACATTCTACGATAATCCTGTTATGGTGGTTTGTAGCAATGACATCAGTACCTGCATACCATGTGCAGTTCTAACTttttctcatagaatcacagaatggcctgggttgaaaaggaccacagtgatcatccggtttcaaccccctgctatatgcagggctgccaaccaccagaccaggctgcccagatccacatccagcctggccttgaatgcctgcagggatggggcatccacaacctccttggacaacctgttccagtgtgtcaccaggctctgtgtgaaaagcttTCTACTAATATCTAAGCTAACCTCCCCCCCGCCTTAATTTAAAAcctttcccccttgtcctatcactatccacacTTATAAACAGGCAttcccccctcctgtttaaacactcctttcaagtactggaagaccgcaatgaggtctccctagagccttctcttctctaagctaaacaagcccagttccctcaacctttcatcatagcagaggtgctccagccctatGATCATCTTATTGGTCCTCCtgtggacctgctccaagagctccatgtcctttctgtattgggggccccaggcctggatgcagtactccagacgGGGCCTCACAAGTGCCGAGcagaggggaacaatcacctccctctccctgctggccacccctttttaaTGTAGCCCAAAACACAGCTGGCCTtctggctcatatccagcttcttGTCCTCCAGGACCCCCACGTCCCTCTCCGCAGGGCTGCTCCCAAAGAgatcttctcccagtttgtataaatagATGGAGTTGCctcaacccaagtgcagcaccctgccctcaaccttattgaacctcattagattctcctctcctttcatAATGTTTTAACAGATGACTAATACTAGTAATGTTTGCTGTGTTGCCAGCAACATGAATGTGTTGGTAAATAGATTTCTATTTCAGAGCACCCGCATCTATCTTTTCTAGAAATACGCAACATTTTTTAAGTAGATATGTCATATGGTGGCTGTTTCCACTGCATCCAGAGCCTGAGAAAATTGCATAATCAACTTCAACAAACTCTCTGGTAAGGGATGTTTAAAACCACTGAACACTTGTGTGTTTTACAAGGTTCATGAAGGTTAGAACAGGTTCTGAAGAATTTATTACAGTGCAGCAAACATTATAATAAATGTGTGCCAGATGTCATATGTTACAGTGTTTGCAGATTATCTCCATTTAGTACAGCTGAATAGTAACATCATCTAACAGAATGTGATTATTAACTGCAGGAGTGAGCTAATGTAAACTGATGAACTGCCATGTGAAGATCCCTAGCTTGATGAAATGTCTACTTACCCGTGCGTCTCAAGGCACATAGCAGAATTCCTGTTGGCAGGTAGTTCATGGCATTTACTATAAGCCAGACTTCACTAAAAGTAGATGGGTGATGTTTTCAATGTTGCAGTGAAGGTGTAGAGAATATAAGGAGtgataaaagctttttttgctTGACTAAGCTTTTCAAACTCTTATAATACCATATTCTTCCCATTTGAatagaaaatgtagaaaatcaCCTTGTTTCACCACCTGCAATTACAATTGATCAGAACGCTTCAGGAC
The Coturnix japonica isolate 7356 chromosome 1, Coturnix japonica 2.1, whole genome shotgun sequence DNA segment above includes these coding regions:
- the LOC107311320 gene encoding polypeptide N-acetylgalactosaminyltransferase 4, translated to MRIRLARRWTWVRRSCALLGFLMVAYFALELSVSSFGASIAGESISKGKWERRFTDGADEAVDLARPVYEKSPPDSYAPGEWGKATRLQLSPEEKKQEAELIDKYAINIYVSDKISLHRHIEDNRLSGCKAKSYNYRKLPTTSVVIAFYNEAWSTLLRTVHSVLETSPSVLLKEIILVDDLSDKVYLKTDLEKYISSLKRVRLIRTNKREGLVRARLIGATFATGDVLTFLDCHCECVSGWLEPLLERIAENETVVICPVIDTIDWNTFEYYMQSAEPMIGGFDWRLTFQWHSVPKHERLRRKSEIDPIRSPTMAGGLFAVSKKYFEYLGTYDTGMDVWGGENLELSFRVWQCGGMLEIHPCSHVGHVFPKRAPYARPNFLQNTARAAEVWMDEYKEHFYNRNPPARKENYGDISERKLLRERLKCKSFDWYLKNVFSELHVPEDRPGWHGAVRSVGISSECLDYVLPEHNPTGAHLSLFGCHGQGGNQFFEYTSNKEFRFNSVTELCAEVPEQEDFIGMRSCPKDGSPVPEIIIWHFKEDGTIYHPHSGKCLTAYRTAEGRADVEMRTCNAADKNQMWKFEK